One genomic region from Granulicatella adiacens ATCC 49175 encodes:
- a CDS encoding PTS system mannose/fructose/sorbose family transporter subunit IID, with the protein MTEKKVSLTKQDRLKVMLRSQFLQGSWNYERMQNGGWAFSLIPALKKLYPNPEDSKAALKRHLEFFNTHPYIASPILGVTLALEEDRANGAPIDDATIQGVKVGMMGPLAGIGDPVFWFTARPILGAIAAGLAATGSIIGPLFFFIVWNLIRIGFMWYTQELGYRQGSEITKDLSGGILQSITKVSSIVGMFVMGILVQRWTSMKFPLVLTKVQLTADQYIQTPGKDDVVTGGQLQEIVAKLLDGKKLSPEVVTTLQDNLNKLIPGLAALLLTFLVMWLLKKNVKPIYIIFGLFVLGILAGLTGVMAP; encoded by the coding sequence ATGACAGAGAAAAAAGTATCTTTAACGAAACAAGACCGCTTAAAAGTTATGTTACGTTCACAATTCTTACAAGGTTCTTGGAACTATGAACGTATGCAAAATGGAGGATGGGCATTCTCCCTAATTCCTGCATTGAAAAAATTATACCCAAACCCAGAAGATTCAAAAGCAGCGTTAAAACGTCACTTAGAATTCTTTAATACTCACCCATATATTGCTTCACCAATTCTTGGGGTAACTTTAGCTTTAGAAGAAGACCGTGCAAACGGTGCGCCAATTGATGACGCAACAATCCAAGGGGTTAAAGTTGGTATGATGGGACCACTAGCTGGTATCGGTGACCCTGTATTCTGGTTTACTGCTCGTCCTATCTTAGGTGCGATTGCCGCTGGGTTAGCAGCAACGGGTTCAATCATTGGACCATTATTCTTCTTTATTGTTTGGAACTTAATTCGTATCGGTTTTATGTGGTATACACAAGAGTTAGGATATCGCCAAGGTTCTGAGATTACTAAAGACTTATCTGGTGGTATTTTACAATCTATTACAAAAGTTTCATCAATTGTAGGGATGTTTGTAATGGGGATTTTAGTACAACGTTGGACAAGTATGAAATTCCCACTTGTCTTAACAAAAGTACAATTGACGGCTGATCAATATATTCAAACACCTGGAAAAGATGATGTTGTGACTGGTGGACAACTTCAAGAGATTGTTGCTAAATTATTAGATGGTAAAAAATTATCGCCTGAAGTGGTAACTACTCTTCAAGACAACTTGAACAAATTGATTCCAGGATTGGCTGCTTTACTATTAACATTCTTAGTAATGTGGTTATTGAAGAAAAATGTAAAACCAATTTACATTATCTTCGGGCTATTTGTCCTAGGTATTTTAGCTGGTTTAACAGGAGTAATGGCTCCTTAA
- a CDS encoding DUF956 family protein has product MAVSLNTKAIYKTKANLFNGGIGFKNGDILIGDRAFEFYNHQNPESYLQIPWEEIKLVRAHVMFKGRFIRAYYIDTKQAGTFQFISSDAGRTLKMMRDFIGNDKIVKTEPLFSLKKLFKK; this is encoded by the coding sequence ATGGCTGTTTCATTAAATACAAAAGCGATTTATAAAACAAAAGCAAACCTTTTTAATGGAGGAATAGGATTTAAAAATGGTGATATCCTCATTGGAGATCGCGCATTTGAATTCTATAATCATCAGAACCCGGAAAGCTATCTTCAAATTCCATGGGAAGAAATTAAATTGGTTAGGGCTCATGTCATGTTTAAAGGACGTTTTATTAGAGCATACTATATTGATACGAAACAAGCTGGAACATTTCAGTTTATTTCTTCAGATGCTGGACGAACTCTTAAAATGATGAGAGATTTTATTGGAAATGATAAAATCGTTAAAACTGAACCTTTATTTAGTTTGAAAAAACTATTTAAAAAGTAA
- a CDS encoding diacylglycerol/lipid kinase family protein, with the protein MNLFIFGNPMSGSFSGQQQINHIVEVCTEKGIPFKLFQTQKAGELPELMDKHLQQRNQHTIVVIVGGDGTLNEALQYLKQQNIFVPLSYLPAGTGNDFSREMNLTHHARKCIENLSKNHIIDLEFLTYSEENSQTTGIILNSMGFGIDAAICEINQKQRQALLQAKAIKKASYLTPIIKAFKERKEFDALITLDDKESFTSTRNLLLGAFNHAYFGGGIRFVPSATQGSHHFQIAIARKVSLFTVLKALPFILTNGTHFKLFPKNLKEYSCTKANIKINEPIKAQKDGEFVTYPTVNLNLSMDHYPFLLTNET; encoded by the coding sequence ATGAATTTATTTATTTTTGGAAATCCGATGTCTGGCAGTTTTTCAGGCCAGCAACAAATTAATCATATTGTTGAAGTTTGTACAGAAAAAGGAATTCCCTTCAAGTTATTTCAAACTCAAAAAGCAGGAGAACTTCCAGAATTAATGGACAAACATCTACAGCAACGAAATCAGCATACAATAGTCGTTATTGTTGGTGGTGATGGCACTCTCAATGAAGCTCTTCAATATTTAAAACAACAGAACATCTTTGTACCCCTTAGCTATTTACCGGCCGGAACTGGGAATGATTTTTCACGGGAAATGAATTTAACTCATCACGCGAGAAAGTGTATCGAAAACCTTTCAAAGAATCATATTATTGACTTAGAGTTTCTTACTTATTCAGAAGAAAACTCACAGACAACTGGTATCATTTTAAATTCGATGGGATTTGGGATTGATGCTGCTATTTGTGAAATAAACCAAAAACAAAGGCAAGCACTCCTGCAAGCTAAAGCGATTAAAAAAGCTTCTTACTTAACTCCTATTATTAAGGCTTTTAAAGAACGCAAAGAGTTTGACGCCCTAATCACACTTGATGACAAAGAAAGTTTTACTTCTACAAGAAATCTTCTACTTGGAGCTTTTAATCACGCCTACTTTGGTGGTGGGATTCGCTTTGTACCTTCTGCAACACAAGGAAGTCATCATTTTCAAATTGCAATTGCAAGAAAAGTTTCTCTTTTTACAGTTCTAAAAGCTCTTCCGTTTATTTTAACAAATGGAACTCATTTCAAACTGTTTCCCAAAAATTTAAAAGAATACTCATGTACAAAAGCCAATATAAAAATTAATGAACCTATAAAAGCTCAAAAAGATGGAGAATTTGTAACATATCCAACGGTGAATTTGAATCTTTCCATGGATCATTATCCTTTTCTACTTACAAATGAAACCTAA